Part of the Echeneis naucrates chromosome 1, fEcheNa1.1, whole genome shotgun sequence genome, aagaccttctCAGGGAGCTAAATTTTAGCCTGTAAAATATAAAGGATGAGTTACTGAGGAGGATTCTCCAAGCCCATAAAatcttctgttttctcatttaaaagtgaaattctACATACAAGCAATTGATCATTGCTGCTCTTCCTGACATTCTATAGTATGTattattcattttcacacacagttAGGGCGGTTGGAGTGGGAAGATGGCCTCACAGATTTAGCTGGAATTAAACATTCATCACGCTCACAGTCAACCATTCTTCAAGGAAACAAAGAAGTGGTGCTTTGGAAAACAGCTTGTGCTCACAGGAGCAGATGGTGACAGCTCTTTTAATTCTGCtgacatttttgttctttggtcTGAACCATCAGGGGAAATCCATTTTCCTATCAGGCTTTCTGTCATTATTTCACGCACTGTGGAAAAACAGTTGGTTATCTctatctgtgtttgtgcatctgtgcCGTCTAGGGGTGTGGACCTTcctctggtttgtttgtttctgcttaTTGGCCAGTCAGTGGGGTCACACTGAAGATGTCAGAGGAATCCCTGAGGACGCTGCACGAGCTACCGTAgctttctccttcttctccatcGCCACCTGGGTGAGCAGgattttccttttaattaaattagaCCAAATGTTAAAGTAAGCACATTATTATCTGTGCTTTTTGCTAATGAAGTTcaaaaaaaacttcagttgATACAAAACCTGAAAGACTTGCTTGAAACCTGCTTGAGGCACTTCTTCTATCACTGAGCTCTCTGCTATATTTATGGTCAAGCTTTCGTCTGGTAACACAGGTGAGAGTACAGGAGCGGTGCGTTCAAATGTTCATGGTAACCTCTGGCATTTCACTCTCGGGTGCTGGCAGCTTGTATGTAAACTATTACTGCAGGAAATTATGACAAAGTTTTATCTCCAGCGTACTCTTATCTTGTGTGGCTCACACTCTCTTCCAGTAACCGGCCAGAGTGCatgtgaaacactgacagcacatCTATGATGCCAAGTGACATTTTAAACTTCAAATTGATTTGACACTGAACAGCAGTAAGATAGACGTTACTAGTGTAAAAGgaatttcttatttcttatctCTGAGCTTTCTGACTTCACTTGAACACATCAATCAGAAAAGTTCTATAACCGCATTACAGAACAACAGAAATTTAGCTGTATTGAACTTGTTGACAGACGAAATCAATGCGATGGATTTTCTCTTCTGAGCTTCCTTCAAGTCTCTGCACGTGTATTTCAACACTGGAACGGCTCGAACGCTCGTTTGTTCTGCTCCGGAACATCTTCAGCAGCAGCGTAGCATCAAAGCCATTGACTGAAACGTTGGAAAAGTCTTCAGTGTCTGTGCTGatctttacattttcatgtcattgtGTAGGGAATCCTAGCCTACTACGCCCTGGGCCGTTATCGCCGTGGCGTAACTGAAATTACCATCCCAACCTACGCAGAGCCGCCCCCGGGCAACACGACCTACCCTCCAGCCTACGCCCCCACCTCCTACAACCCCACTACCTACACCCCTACCACTTACACAGCGTATCCCAGCAATGTGCCCGACGTGCACCAACAGCCTCCCTTCATCTCCAACACCAAGCAGCATGAGGACACATACCAACCACCCAACTACTGAGCCAAAGGGAGCTCTCATGGTCGTGGCTGTCCCTGGTCTTTTGCTGATAAAGTGATTGGAGTTGCACTGCTCAGGAACAGAGCTATATCATATTGATGTGGTTTTTGCATTTGATTCAACACACTTTTTCCAAGAGTAGTCAGATTTGAGAACCTGAGCAGTGCAGCTGCAAGTAAGAGAGAAGGGACGCTGCAGTTTACTTCTAGAGGTGTGAGGCCAGatctgcagacatcaggctgagtGTTTAATTGTTGTAATTAGTGCTGCTGATGGTGAATCTGACCTTACACCCCTGTGCAAAGATGCAACTTTTACCTCAAATGGGCTGATCCTGAAGGGGAGAGGTAGATAGAATTTAcccaggaggtcaaaggtcacttaATGTGACATTATGATGCTCCAGTCAGAGTAAAAGATGATCTCTCTGATTTCTCTTTACTCTGTTGGAACCTGACAATGTGCATTTGTACATATATTTCACTATGCAAAGGTGCCTCTTAATGGTTGCATGTGCcgaaaatcttttttttccctttcaggGCGGTTATCATGATGACCTCTAAACAGTCTTTAAATTAAGTATAATATAATTTGGGAGTAGACCACCATGAGGCCAAACGTGCttgatttgttttgtgaaaCGTGGGCTCTGTAGTTCTTATGCAGTTAGATTGTCAGCCATATAAACATAAAGTCAATCTTTGCACTAGAGGACAGGGCTGTTGCATTCTCCGCCTCACCCTGCAATACTTTTGACCACTTTAAGATGACAATTTTATGTATTTCCTTGACTCTGATTATGGCAAATGTAGCAGCCTTCACACGTCCAGCCCATTTATAGatagaaaggagggaggggaatgTAGATAACTCCACTTATTGAACAGGTTTATTCACCGAGCATGCCCTCAGACTGAGGAGCTGCTTGTTAACTATCAGTGACAAAACTTCCTCTTCACTCTGATCCCTCACATTTCCTCCAAGGCCTTGGGACATTTACTTTTCATTGCACTGTTTATCTCCTATTTACAGGCACACTTCAGCGTCCATGTCTTTGCTAATGACAAATTAACGACTCATTCTGCAATGGTGAGGATCAAACACCTGCCCTTTGAAAAGCTGCCTTGTGCCTGAAGTGGGTCAAAGGTTAAGGCCTGAGATTAGCTTTCTGTTGTTGCAGGGATTTAGGCTGACTGCTAATGTGAATGACACCCCTGAAGTTGGATGTGATTTTATTAATGGTACATCTACATCTGACACATTTGTaagcatgaaaaaacaaaaacatggtcaATTAGATTGtttaaaggaaaacacacacacaagtagaaccaaaataaatgaaatgtattgttGATTTGATATTTGCCTTAAAGAGAACTTTAAGGGTTTTAGAAGAAAGCAAATGAGAGCAAAATGTGCCTTGATTAAATACTGTTATATTTAGGTTAAGCAGCTGTGTATCACAGCTGCTCTCTTCTGTGCTTGGGTGATTTTTGCTAATTCTATGTTGTGGAAAATCAGATAAAGCTTTTGTTAATGAACACTTGAAGCCTGTGTATTCATGTGACAAACTTATTAATCATAAGTTTTTCCAATTGTGCAGCTTGAATAACCTGAGTTTATAACATGTTCTTCAGAATCCAGGTTTCCACGTAGTTTTGTTAGTGATAACAGGCTAAATTTTGATATTAAATGTTGATGTAATGTATATTTAGAGTGAAAAGTTGCCCACATTAAAATGTCTGTAGCATTGATATTTTGCTTGACTGTAAATGTGGGAAGACTAAAATTATTTGTGAAATAATTTGATTTGTGTTGACTTcttaaaattctaaaaattgCAATAAGAACTTAATCAGATAATGTgcatcttattttcttttcccttgTTTGCAAGTATTTTGCACCTCTAAATTTGGCCCATgatcttttgttttcagtgttttccatAATCATACCTGTCAGAAGCATACAGATTTACTCCAAACTTTTTGTTTCTAGAATAAAATCATTCACAGGTTGTTTGTCTTAGTTGGGTCATTGTACTATCAGTAATAAGAGCTGTGTAGAGCAGGTTCGTGATGAGACACTTTTCCATTCCAGCCTACCAGCTCACCATGCTGCCACACATGCCAGGATTTGAACAGGTTATTTTGGTCCTTGGCTGCAATGGAAAGGCATTGGATTACATATCAGAGAGTACACAAgttgaaaacatttgtgtgaGCAAAGGAACATTAGCCATCTCTTAAAACCACAAAGTTTACTTTGCTTAGCTTCCAACGTTGTCTAGAGAAATCTTCTgcataaatgaggaaaaaaaaaaatatatatatatatataaaaatttttaTAGTGTATGCAACATGTCAGACACCCTGACAGTGGAGGTTCTTTCACTCATCAGGACTGAGGTGTACAGTTggataataaaacacaataaaagataCATGTATTATACATATACATCCACAAACCAAATACCAACACTCTaccatttcaaataaaattcatGCGCacacactttgttcatcagttCTCTCTTGATCGTCAATATCATGTCTTGATTTTATGATCATAAGTGGATGTGGGAGAAAAGCTTCCTCTGAGCTCCAATGTCCATGTGTTTTCCTGGGAGGGGCTGTTGTGGAGTTTCATTCCTGAGGGGAGCACTGTTCTCTTTGTCCGCCATCAGATCCCCATAACATCTTCGACACACTGCCTGATACTTGTCAGCTCCACCAATCACCTCCAGCTACAGCACAAACAGTAGAGATGACTGATGTTGAAAGTGTgattaaagaaaatattgtaaaaacCATCAGATTTTCAGAACAATCAGACAAATAGCTTCATTAACTTTGCCTCCTTacctcctgctctgctcctaACCTCTTGGTGTAGGCAGCTTCTTTGTAACACTGCATGCAGACAGCATGGAGCTTCACCACACTCTCCGCTAGGGGGACAAGGTTGAGGATATTCCCGAACGGCTACAGGAATGCACAGGACAGCAGAGAAGCAGTTAACAATAGCAGGACTGAAGAGACTTACTATAGGGAGGGAAAATGAGCACAATCAAGTGCCTGTTAAAAAGCTGCGCATGCAAATTGTTTTGTGCCATCTCAATAACGTGTTCGTTGTCTTGGACATCTTACGTCTCGTGTCTACACCCACAGTGATGCTCTATCTGCCCCTCCAGCATTTACGCAGTGATTGACTGACTATGTGGATGAATGGCATCACTGATAAAGCTCACAGATACTCACCTTTCTCTGGAAAGTTGCATCCAAGGCAGCGACAATCACCGTCTTCCCTAAATTTGCCATCTCCTCGCAAAACTCCACTGTGTCAGGAAACTATAGTAACACAAAGGAAGTACAGATTTAATGGGTGATGACTTCCTACTAAAAGTAAAGGAGGTGCACACAATCAACAACCCTGGCGCATCTAGACAGATAAAATATCCTCAACTGCCTGGATTTGAACGCCCACTAATTTAAGTCTAAGCtggaagaaggaatgaaaatacagtacaatataCTTACAAACTGTCCCTCATCAATTCCAATGACAGAGGCTTTCAGTGCCAGAGACCTCACTTCTGCCAGATGTGCAGCTGGTAGAGCATCCATTGTATTTCTAAAAGATGGacgtgataaaaaaaaaaaagaaaagaaaagtacctgatgacaaacaaaagacattAGGTTTTTGCATTACTAGTCTCACTACTGATGCTTGAGTTATTTTGGGATTAGATTGGTGAGAGACATTAGTATTCTTCCATGTCTGTCATGTCACCTAATATAGTTGATGATTTCAACCCATACAAGTGTACTCTTGACATAAATGAGATAATGCTCTGTTTATAGTCAAATTGATGATAAGAAAAAGTGAATCTAGTCAACTGTAAGTTTTTATTTGGCCATGTCTAGTCTTCTATTTTTAGTGGAGTTTATACATGACAGAAATGTAGACAAATAGCAAATGTAgttctgcaggaaaaaaaaacaaaacaaaaaaactcagaCAGGGCACTTCTGTAAAGTTCAATGAAGAAGCACACTGAAGACTCACTTGTCATGTGTGGACATGCCTGAGTCAGAATAACGCAGGTCTTTGGCGTATTTGATCACCAGGCAGTCATACTGTGCTATCTGGAAACGGCGCACTCGTCTCATCAGCTCAGTGCTGCAATGTCAAACAACGATGAAGCAAACAGCAACCACAGCGATCCAACTCCCCCACATCACAAACAGCCCCAGCCCGCCGGTTATTGTGTTTCCAAAGCTACTTTTGGCGGTGAACGGGAGtgagaggtgtgtgtctgcacttgGTGAAAGGATAACCCACCTTTTGCCTGAAAACATGGGTCCAAAGATGacctgcagacagcagcagaggtgCCGAGGTTAGTCGCAACAAAGCGGGACATTAATGGCGGTTTAAGATTACACCGACCTGGATTTGTCCCATGGCTTTCCGCGGTGAATTTGGAAGAACTCCCAGGAAATCCGCACACTGCATTTTTATGCTAAGTTTTACTAAAAGGGCGTTAATAATTGtaacttaaaaacaaacaaaagtatcgttttgttgttgctgttgacGCTGAAAAGCAGCTTTAAATTGAATGTGGCGCGCTGGCGTCAGCAGGCGGATTTATTTTTACCGGAAAATCCTCGACCAATgagcacagagcagctctgacGTAGGTCTTTAAGGCCAATCAAATTCGCGATAGGAGAGTGGCGGTACCATGTCGGCCAATCAGAGCACGTAATACTGGGCATGCGTCTGTGCTGGGCGCTCAGTTTGActtaaaaagcagcagctgcagttcGGTGATGAGGAAACTCGACTTTATGTGAATCCCTCACCAAAGTGAATCGGTCATTGAGTCGTCTGAGTCACTGAGGTGGTGCGCACACACCTACTCAGTCCGCCTCATTCCACTTCAAGgaaattttttatttagcatAGTAATTGCCTTTGCAAGACAAAACTATTGTCCTGTGGCTGGAATGGGAATATTGtcttgcttatttttttttaatgtggaaaaaacTTTGcacaacattgtttttgtttcaaaaatgctgtataaataaagtttgattagatgattgattgattggttgGTTGATGAATATAGTGAATAATTTCCTTTCAGCTGGGGTaaggcactgtgtgtgtgaatgtgctgctgctgaactgggagTGACAGACACAGGACTCACGGGTTCAACTCTGAACAGGTTATCACCGAATGAGTCATAAATCACCAGTTTGACTCCAAACGAGTTACCACAAGAGATGTCAGGATTCAGGAGGTCAATAAGTTAAACTCCTCTCGCGATAGGACGAGAGGAGTCAGGATTTATATGCTGTGAATCTAAACATGTTACCATGAGAGGAGTCTAAAGTATGCACTGTGTTGAACCAACAAACCAGAACTGCTGCTTCTCCCACAGGGAGTCCGCTTACAGTAGCAGGGATGAGTCAACGACAAGTTAACAGAGATGAGGAATCATGATTCATAAGTCAGTAAAATGACTCTGGAGTTGTGAACTGTTCGGTCAGGGCTCACACATCACTACTGCAGTtaacaagacacacacatacattcaaattcatgtttatgtgttgcAGCAATCCATGTTATTATTATGAGTCAATGAATTCGCTTTCATTTAATTGATAAATCAGCTGTGTATGGACTGGATTGACACCAGATGATTTTACATAAATGTCCTCTAACAGTTGTTGGAATGAACAACTTCGGACTACGGTCTTTGGTCAGCATAGTATCTGAAGAGTTTATACATTTACTGAAGGTCAATACATTAGTCTCATTTGTAGTGGCTTCTTTCTAACTACACACTTGTTACCACACTAACAGTGTGACAGCTACCTCGTGCAATATATTATTTGCAAAGTTTGATGTGCGAATGAGAAGATGGTATTTTATGTTTAAACTAATGAACTTAAAGGTTTCTGATATCCAATAATCCAAGCACAGTCTCTTTATTAAAACTTCTCTAACATTCTTAGCGCATTTGCACAAATGTTTCACGAACAAACTGTCTTTGTGCATGGACCTCTTTctgtgcagacaaacagactTGCAATAATAGTCAGGTCTTAATATTttgactcagactcagacaaaGGCATTTATTGTGCAGTTATATTTCATACAgcaaactgacagaaaacacaaagaaagctgaaaacatttgaaagtaaAATGCATGTTCTACTAATAAAACCTGTTTTACTGATCCATGCAAAGTGATTTTCCTTATTTGTTCTTCCACTGTGTTTTAGACACTTAAAATAAAGGCATGGGCAGGACTGCCACTTCCTAAACAGCAGCTGCAAGCTCAGTGGTCACATGTTGTGTCTGTCAATCTTTAACATAGTCGGTCTTTGCACATGTTTCCGGGTCGAAGAGGGGAAAGGTACTGCAATAtaccccccctctttttttttttttttaacttattgaGCTGTTTACTTTTCAAGTGTGGAGTCCGTCAGTCTAAAGTTCAGAATATCAGTGTAGAAATATTGAGAACTTTTGCAGCAACACCACTCTTTTGCAGAGATTGGTCGGATTTATCTGGAATTTCTACGATTTCAGTCACTTCAGACTATAAAACGATGCACTGGACCGAAATGAAGAAAGATGTAAGACGTTTCTCTCTCCTTATTTGTGCTGACATTATTCTTGGCGTTATGATATCTTCCTTGCTCAGCCTCGTTTGTCCCCAACAGCGCGTTTTGCATAGAGGCTTTAATGGCTTTATGGCGGAGGCAGCAGAGGGGGGGCGCTGTTTACCATGGCCGCCTGACGGTGAGCTGTGTCCGGGCTCTGCTTTCATGGCCACCCGGCTCACCGGAGTCTTTTCTCCGTCTGACAGGAGCTAGAGAGGCAGTTTTCTCCCAGCTGGTGGTCGCACAGGATGTCTGCAGACGACGTGATCAAGGCGCATGTGAAGGCTTTGAAGGAAGGTCGGTTCGTTTCTGGAGGTGGATCTGATTACAGGCAGAAATCCGGTTGGGGTACAGGTGTCGTGGTAAATGTTGTGTgtccgccccccccctccttccttccttgcaGATTAGATTAGGGCTGTGAAACACACTCCATGTGTCTATGGGATGTGTGTTAGTTCAGACCCAGTTGTGTTTCTGAGCCATTCAAAGTGCAtcatctgtgttgtgtgtgaacaTTATTATGTAGGAGGAAATAAAGCAGGTTTACCAGAATGCAATCTactacatttgttttctttaaaaaaaataaataaaaataaatgagtaataTTGACTAAAAACCAGCATCATGATATATGAAAGATAATTTTGAGGTATGATAGATTTCAGTGTTTAGGTTTTTGGTGCCTTTCACAACAGGGAGCTGTCATGGagtgaggggagggggagatGGGGAACTCAACAAAGGTCCCCTGCTGGACACGGACAATGAACCTCCTGTGCTCTTGTGTTTCTCCATGAGAAAGTTAAAGTCTCAAACAATGACACAAGAATGTCTAGTTTTGTCCAACGCAGTAAATTAGATTCCCCCAAACCAATACACTTTATGGCATGGATgcaaaacagttttattttatttttattttttttcaaattcagttttatttacaaTGCGGCACAGTCCAGACTGGCCTAGGTCTAACATTGTGTGTTAATACTCAGGTACGG contains:
- the syngr2b gene encoding synaptogyrin-2b — translated: MEQTGGVSSAYGASLAGGGFDFVKFVRQPQTIVRILSWIFALVVFACITTEGYINSSHSSDAKCFFNQNDSACHYAVGIGVIAFLACVGFLVLDVYLPFMSNAQERKYAVMADLIFSGVWTFLWFVCFCLLASQWGHTEDVRGIPEDAARATVAFSFFSIATWGILAYYALGRYRRGVTEITIPTYAEPPPGNTTYPPAYAPTSYNPTTYTPTTYTAYPSNVPDVHQQPPFISNTKQHEDTYQPPNY
- the tk1 gene encoding thymidine kinase, cytosolic isoform X2; this encodes MQCADFLGVLPNSPRKAMGQIQVIFGPMFSGKRNTMDALPAAHLAEVRSLALKASVIGIDEGQFFPDTVEFCEEMANLGKTVIVAALDATFQRKPFGNILNLVPLAESVVKLHAVCMQCYKEAAYTKRLGAEQELEVIGGADKYQAVCRRCYGDLMADKENSAPLRNETPQQPLPGKHMDIGAQRKLFSHIHL
- the tk1 gene encoding thymidine kinase, cytosolic isoform X1, which gives rise to MQCADFLGVLPNSPRKAMGQIQVIFGPMFSGKSTELMRRVRRFQIAQYDCLVIKYAKDLRYSDSGMSTHDKNTMDALPAAHLAEVRSLALKASVIGIDEGQFFPDTVEFCEEMANLGKTVIVAALDATFQRKPFGNILNLVPLAESVVKLHAVCMQCYKEAAYTKRLGAEQELEVIGGADKYQAVCRRCYGDLMADKENSAPLRNETPQQPLPGKHMDIGAQRKLFSHIHL